The Prevotella melaninogenica region AGCAGCCAACTTCTCAGGTTCATGGTTTGCCTCAATTACCAAGTAATTAGAAATAGAAATAAACTGAGCAATCTCATCTGTGATATGTCCACAATCGGTGATTAATGTAAATCGAATACCCTCATATTCTACAGAATAACCAACACAGTCTGTGCTATCATGGGGTACTCCGAAAGGGGTTACTTTAAATTCACCAATAGTAATCTCTTCGCCTTTTTGTACGAATTTAACGTATTGTTGATCGACTTTACGTCTTACACACCAGTTCTGACTAATTCCTCTATGAACATCTTCTGTTGTATATACAGGTAGTTGCAAATCACCACTTATAGAGCCAACAGACTTCACATGATCGGCATGATCATGGGTGATAAGCACATTATGAACCATATTTAATTGCAGACCATAGTTGTGGAAATGCTTCTTTAATGAGCGAATACCAACACCACAATCAATCATTAGACAGTCTGTGTCAGTATATAAAAGATAGCAATTACCACTACTACCACTGCCGAAAGATAAAAACCTCAGCATTATTTTCTTATTTTAGGCAAATGTAACAAAAGTATTTTGATAGACAAAATTATTGTTTATGTTTGCCTTATTATACACTCTACTTTTAGGAATAATTAAACATAAAAGTATCTATGAAATGACTAAAATGGAAGTCCTACGGCGAAATGGAACGTAAAGTCTCGTTTTAGATTTGGATGCCATAAAGCATAATGCTCTTCCGTACTTGTATAAGCAGGGTTAATGGCTTTCATACCACCATCAAATCGAAGTATGAAGTAATCGAAATTGAGTCGTAAACCAAGTCCGTATGCAACCGCTATTTGATTATAGAAACTCTTAAAGCTAAACTGTCCGCCTGGTTGGTCAGCATAGTCACGTAGTGTCCATATGTTTCCTGCATCTATGAAGGCTGCTGCATCAAGTTTCCAAAACAGATGTGTACGATACTCTGCGTTTAAATCAAGCTTCATATCACCAGTCTGGTTGATAAAGTCTATTCGACCATCAACACCCTTAAACTTACCCGGTCCCAACTCTCTTACGCTCCAGCCACGAACAGAGTTGGCACCACCAGAGAAATAACGCTTCTCAAATGGAAGTACTGTACTGTTTCCATAAGGAATTGCAATACCCAAGCCACCATGTAAAGCTAAGGAGTTACGCTCGTCAAATCGTAGTATCTTTGTATAATCGAAGTCGAACTTTGCATATTGTGCATAGGCAATATTGAAAAGTGTTCGTTTTCCTTCGCTATTCTTTTTAAAGTTGAAGACACTACTCAATCCATTCAGTAAGTTGCCTGCCAATTCCATTCTTGCTCTGAAAGTTTGGTTTGCACCACTATAATTCACGCCAAAACCTGTTCGTAAAATAAACAAATCTTGATAGTTATATCGAAGAATGGCATTGCGTGTTGTCGCGTTGTCGAGGTAATCATGCTTAAAAGTCTCACTAATCCATGGCATATATACATAGCTGAGATTAAGGAGATCAAAGTCATAGGTCAGGTGACGAACAGGATCTGACCAATGATATTTCCATGCAGAAGAAAAGACTCGACGATGGAACTCTGGTCTGTTTTGTAGGTTCCAGCCCACAGATACTTCTGACATGGCACTGCTCTTTCTTTTAAAATTCTTTGAGATAAATGGAGCTAAGAAGCGAGGGAACTGTAGATGTGCTTGTACACTATACTCCTCATAGTCACTATTCTTATAGCCCTCAAGACCTTTGATTGCCTCAAAGGCTGCACGAAACTCCAAACTTAAATGTTCACTACCTCTAAAAAGGTTCCTATTCTGATAAGAAAGTACGGCTGCAGCACCTAAATCACCCGCTGTATTTGTTCCTTCTGGTTGGAAAGAGATGGTGTTTGGTTTATTGTTTGAAACCTGAATATCAGCATCTAAGTAATGCGTAGAAGATGTTGTATAGGTAAATGTCTTACCTATCACCAAACTATCATAGCGAGGAACTTCCCTAAAATTGATGTTCGTATAGCGTACTGCACCAAGACGAGAGAAGTTGTTATAAGTCTTTTGTAAGTCTATAGCCGAGAAGTATTTGTCTTTTTCTATTAGCGTATTGTCTTCCAATACTCCCTTTCTAAGATGAAAACCTGTTGAATCACCTGGAATAAAATTGACATTATTGATGACATAGCGTGGGTGTAATGTTGGTTTAGCATCACTATTCTCAACGTATTTCATTAAGTGTAAGGTCACGTTTACATGCTGTCTACCTTGCGTAGAGTCTGCAGTATAATATATGAAGTCCTTATGAAATCTGTAAAAACCAGAATCATTCAGGATATGTGTCAGTTTTTTACGCTCGTCATCCAAGGAAGTAACGGTAAATTGGCGTGGTCGATCAGTATCTTTTTTGAGGTGAGGAGCAAGTACTCTTTCAATGACAGAATCCTCTATCTCATAGTTAAATCTATCGATAATATAAGGGTTGCCTGGGTGAAGTAGGTAGTTAAGGGTCAGTTTCTTTCCTTTAACCTTTTTCTCTACGTCTACTGTTGCATTCATATAACCCATATTCTGCATAGCAACCGTCAAATCTTCTGAAGAAAGGCGAGCCTGAACAGAATCATACAATACAGGTTCCTCTCCCATTCTACGGAGTGTACGGTTAATCCATTTCGTAGTATCTTCTCCCGCCATAGCGTAAGTTCCTAATGGAATCTTAAAGAGAGAGAACCAACGTGAGTTCCCTTTTTGACGTACATACTGCATCAGAAGTGAAGAGTTAACGTCCTTTCTGTCAGAACGTAGCTCTACCTTATCTAAAAGATATTGCCCATCAGGAACAAACTTATCTGATGAACACGCTATGACAACAAGTATAGTCATAACGATAAGGAGGGGTGTGAGAAATCTATGTGACTTTGGAAACAGCATTGATATCCTAATTTGTTAATCCCAAAATAATACACGTAATCGCAAAGAAGGTTGACTTTCAATTTGCCGAACGCAGCTTATTTTATGCAAAAATAATGCAAGTGAGCGCAAAGAAAGTTGACTTTCAATTTGCCGAACGCAGCTTATTTTATGCAAAGGTAGTAAAAAGTTAAGAAGTAATAGTCGGCGAGTGGATAGTTTTTTGTAAATTTGCGAAGTGATATCAAAAAATAAGATAAAGCTTATCCATTCTCTTGAGACTAAAAAAGGAAGAGAGAAAGTAGGATTATTTGTAGCAGAAGGACCCAAAGTTGTCAATGATTTGCTGCACGAAGGGTTTGTGGCAGATGAGATTTTAGAAGATATTGAAGATATCAAAAAGGTTTCTTTTCTCCAACATCCACAGCCTGTTTTGGGTGTTTTCAAGATGCCAGAAGAAGATTGTAAAGTAACAAATGATTACTTAAGTCTATTCAATGAATACATTGATAATCAACTTGTATTAGACCTTGATGGAGTGCAAGACCCTGGTAATCTTGGTACAATCATTCGAATTGCAGATTGGTTTGGTATTGAAAACATTTTCTGTTCGCATGAGACAGCTGACTGCTGGAATCCAAAGGTTGTGCAGGCAACGATGGGAAGTATTGCAAGAGTAAAGCTTCATTACTTAAACTTGAATGAGTTGATAGACCATCTCCCTATTGACTACCCTATCTATGCCACGCTTTTGGATGGTAATAACATTTATAGTCAAGAACTCTCTCATCACGGAATGATTGTAATGGGAAATGAGGGAAAAGGTATATCTTCGCAGCTTAGAACAAAGATTAACCGAAAACTTCTGATTCCAAACTATCCTCCAGAGCGTGAAACGGCAGAGTCTTTGAATGTAGCCATTGCAACATCTATTGTTTGTGCTGAGTTCAGAAGACGATAAAAGGCTGTTATTCTTGAAATAATTAACTACCAACCTACAAAGAAACATAATATGATAAACTTACAAAATCTAATTAGAACAAATATTAGAGAACTCATCTCTTGCGCTGAAACGAAAGCTGAAGAGAATGTAAGGGATTCTCAACATATTATGCTTGATGCTAATGAAAATCCATATAACAAACCTTTTAACCGCTATCCTTCTGACGATCAGATAGAGTTGAAAGAAGAACTTGCCAAGCTAAAAGGTGTTAGAACTAAGGAGATTTTCTTAAGCAATGGCTCTACAGAGGCGATAGATATGTGCTATCGTATCTTTTGTCAGCCAAAGGTTGATAATGTTGTTGCGATAGAACCGACCTGTGAACTATACAAACATTTTGCTAAATTAAATGATATTGAATACCGTTCAGTACTTTTGGATGAGGAGTTTCAGTTAAATGCTGCAGAACTTCTTAAGGCTTGTGACAAGCATACAAAGTTAGTATGGCTTTGCTCTCCTAATACCCCAAGCGGCAATTTGCTGAATGTTGAAGAAGTTGAGAAGGTCTTGAAAGGATTTGATGGTATTGTTGTTATTGATGAGGCTTATGCTGATTTCACACGTTTACAAACCTTTCGAGAGCGTATATCGGAATTTCCTAATATAATAGTACTCAACACTTTCTCTAAGGCATGGGCAAGTGCTGCTATCCGTTTAGGCGTGGTTTATGCACAAGAAGCTATTATAAGCATCTTCAACAAGGTGAGTAGCCCTTACCATATCAGCCAACTGACACAAGCGCAAGGGCTTGATGCGCTTAAGCATCGCTATGATATCGAAGATTGGATAAAGATAATCTTGTTAGAGCGTAAGCGTATGATTCTTGCCTTCGAGAGTTTAGCTTGTTGTGAGAAAGTCTATCCTTCGAATGCCAATTTCTTCTTAGCAAAGATGAAAGATGCACAAAGTGTGTATGATTATCTGTGTGAAAAAGGTATTCATGTTAGGAACTGTTCTAATGTTTCGTTATGCGGTAATTGCTTGCGTATAACAATTGGTTCCAAGGCTGAAAACGCAGAAATCCTTGGAATACTTAGATATTATAAGCCAACAAAATAGTCTTAAAGTCTATAAGTTGATGTTGCCTTATTACAACATCAACTTATAGATAATCGAAAACTTCTGTTTAGTATTATACGATAAGGCGTCTTCGTATAAGTAATTTAGTCATGTCTTATTTATTTTATTGTGACAATAAGACATGACTCTTATGCCTTTTTAGGATAGTGCAGAGCCCCAGCACCAATGGTGCGGACGGTTAACACCAATGGTGCGGATGGTTAATAAACACGCGGACCAAAGATAGTCGTACCCACACGAACCATTGTTGAGCGACATTCCACGGCTATATCATAGTCATGACTCATACCCCATGAACGCTCTTTGAATTCAGGATCATCAGCAAAATACTTTGCCTTCAATTCGTCAAAGAGGTCGGCTGCCAACATCATCTCCTTTTTAATCTGATTACGATCATCTACATTTGATGCCATCATCATTAAACCAGAAATGTGTACATTCTTAAGCTCTTTCCACTCACCGCTCTCTAATAGTTCTCGACAAGCATCAGGAGTGAAGCCATACTTTGTTTCCTCTTCTGCAATATGGAGTTCAAGAAGAACGTTGATGACACGGTTGTACTTCGCAGCTTGCTTATTGATTTCCTTTAAAAGCTTCAAAGAGTCAACAGCTTCAACCATAGAGATATAGGGAGCAATGTATTTCACTTTATTGGTCTGTAGATGACCAATAAAGTGCCACTCTATATCCTTTGGGAGTGTCTCAACCTTACGTGACAGTTCCTGCACCTGACTTTCGCCAAAGATACGCTGCCCTTCACGATAAGCCACTTCCAAATATTCGTTAGGGTGAAACTTACTGATGGCAACCAACTTCACACCATCAGGAAGATTCCCAAGCACTTCGTGTAAATTATTTGCTACATCATACATAACTGTAAGTTTCTGTCTTGTTTACTGATTAAGTTATTGTTCGAATTCTGGCTTCTCGTTCTTCTTTCCAGCATGATGTTCAAAGACGTCCATAATCTTTGTTTCGGTGATAGCTGCAATCTCGTAATCGATCATAGTAGAACCCATCACCTCGTCTACATGCTTAACAGCACCGCTTACAGAATGTGCCTGAACAAGATAAGTTACTGAAGTACGCTTTTCCTTATCTGTCTTTTCATCCAATGTGATGAAAGAAAGCTTTGCCTTAAACCACTTGTCATCAGTATCAATATCGCTAAAGAAAATCTCACCGAATGGTGCTGGAGAGATGGCTTTTACGTCAAACTCACCACTAACATAGTGTGACATTTCCTCTGTGATAAACTCCTCAGCCTCAGAGAAACTGAATGCATCAACCACATACTGTTCAATGACTTTCTTGTTCTGACCATCTTCCATGGTCTTGTCATATCTAACTCGTGTTTCAAACCAAGTGCTTGTTCTACTTCTCATAATTATTCTTTAAGTTTTAAGCCCTGCTTTTCAGCTATCAAATAAAGACAAAATGAAGAGCAATAGGCGGTTTTATAGATGTGCAAAAGTAGTAAAAAATCTGCGTTAATCAGCTAAAAGTGCGGTTAAAATAAAAAAAATGTCTATCTTTGCATCATAGTAAAGAATATAAGAGCAGATATCTTCTACTCTCATTCATTATCGGGAGAATAAATAAAGTCATTATGCCGGAAATATCAGTTCGTGGACTTGAAATGCCGGAGTCACCTATTAGAAAACTGGCTCCACTTGCCGTTGCAGCAAAGAAACGTGGTATTAAAGTTTACCATTTGAATATCGGTCAACCTGATCTTCCAACACCGCAATGTGGACTGGACGCTCTGAAGAAGATTGATCGTAAACTTTTAGAGTACTCACCATCTCAAGGCTATCTTTCTTATAGAGAAAAACTCTGTGACTTTTACGAGAAGTTCAATATTAATGTTACACCAGACGATATCATCATTACTGCTGGTGGTTCTGAAGCTGTGCTGTATTCTTTTATGGCATGTCTAAATCCTGGAGATGAAATCATCGTTCCAGAGCCTGCATATGCTAATTATATGGCATTTGCTATATCAGCTGGTGCAAAGATAAAGACGATTGCAACCTCTATAGAAGAAGGATTTGCACTGCCTAAGGTTGAGAAGTTTGAAGAACTTATCAATGAGAAGACGCGTGCTATCATGATATGTAATCCAAACAACCCTACTGGTTATCTGTATACAAGAAGGGAGATGAATCAGATTCGTGACCTCGTTAAGAAGTACGATCTTTATCTCTTCTCTGATGAGGTTTATCGTGAGTATATCTATACTGGGTCGCCTTATATCTCTGCAATGCACTTACAGGGAATAGAGAATAATACCGTACTTATTGACTCTGTATCAAAGCGTTACAGTGAGTGTGGTATTCGTATTGGTGCGCTGATAACAAAGAATGAGGAGATTCGTAAGGCTGTGATGAAGTTCTGTCAGGCACGCCTCTCTCCCCCACTGATTGGTCAGATTGTAGCAGAAGCAAGTCTTGATGCACCTGAATCCTACTATCGTGATGTCTACGATGAGTATGTTGAGCGTCGTAAATGCCTGATTGACGGACTGAATCGCATTCCAGGCGTTTACTCTCCTATCCCTATGGGAGCCTTTTATACTGTAGCTAAACTCCCTGTTGACGACTCAGATAAGTTCTGTCGTTGGTGTTTAGAGGAATTCAATTATGAAGGTGAGACAGTAATGATGGCTCCAGCCAGTGGCTTCTATACAACACCAGGTGCTGGACATAACCAAGTTCGCATTGCTTACGTACTCAAACGTGAAGATTTACAGCGTGCTTTGATTGTTCTTCAAAAGGCTTTGGAGGCATATCCAGGACGTGTAGATGAAGAGTAAAGTCTGTTTATAATTCACAATTCATAGTTCATAATTCATAATTATGATTACTGATATTTGTTTTCGTTAATCCCTTTCTCAATTTTATTTAGGAGAGTATTACAGGTTGAAGATAGGCAAATAACTGTAAGCAAGGAATAAAAATAAGCTTGTATAATTAATATATTGAAATAGAATATGAACTCATACAGAATGAAGGTAATCATAATTATGAATTCTGGATTATGAATTCTGAATTAAAGAAGTAACCATAATTATGAACTATGGATTATGAATTCTGAATTAAAGTAGTAATCATAATAATGAATTCAGAACTCTGAATTATAAATTAAAATAATGAACTACCCGCTTTTTATTGCTCGTAAAATATATAACGGAGGAGACAAGACACGGAAGGTGTCGAAGCCTGCTATTACTATTGCTACTATTGGTGTAGCAATTGGTTTGGCTGTAATGATTGTGTCTGTATGTGTTGTATTGGGTTTTAAGCATACTATCCGTGATAAGATGGTAGGCTTTGGGAGTCATATAACTGTAGCCAACTTCCTTACATTGCAGGGCTCTGAGCAATATCCAATAGCAGTAAACGATTCACTAATAAAGGAACTCAAGGCGGTACCTGGCATTAAACATGTGCAGCGTTATGCGTATACACAGGGCATATTAAAGACCGACAATGATTTCTTAGGTGTTATGTTGAAAGGTGTTGGACCCGACTTTGATTCTACCTTTATACATAACAATATGGTAGAGGGAAGTCTCCCCCATTTCTCTGCCACAGAGAGTCAACAGAAATTAGTAATTTCTAAAACGATTGCTGACAAACTAAACCTGAAGGTGGGACAACGTCTTTTTGCCTACTTTATCAACGATCAAGGTGTTCGTACACGTAAGTTTACTATCGCTGGTATCTATGAAACAAATATGAAGCAGTTTGATTCGCAGATTTGTTTTACTGATTTATATACAGCTAACAAGCTAAACGGATGGGAAGCTGACCAATATAGCGGAGTGGAATTACTTGTTAACGACTTCTCACAACTAAATAATATAACTCTTCGCGTACTTAATAAAGTGAAGAATACGACTGACCATTACGGAGAAACTTACTCTGCAGAGAATATTATAGATCAAAATCCGCAGATATTCTCTTGGCTTGATTTAATGGACTTAAATGTATGGATTATTCTTGCACTTATGGTAGCGGTTGCTGGTGTTACGATGATATCAGGTCTATTGATTATCATTCTCGAACGTACCCAGATGATTGGTATCTTAAAGGCACTTGGTTCACGTAATCGTCAGATACGTCATATCTTCCTTTGGTTTGCCACCTTTATTATTGGTAGAGGTCTGCTTATTGGTAACATCATAGGATTGGGTATTATCTTCTTACAGAAGTGGACTGGACTTATAAGGCTCGATCCGCAAACTTATTATGTAAGTACGGTACCAGTAGAAGTCAACCTTCCACTTATCATTGCTCTTAACCTCGCGACATTGTTGGTATGTGTTGCAGTTTTGATTGCACCAAGCTATCTTATAAGTCGCATTCATCCAGCTAAGTCAATGCACTACGAGTAGTAACATTTATCCCCTTCAGAATGAAAGCTATGAAAAGGTATCGAGTGGTTATCTATATTTCTGTTGTTACGGAGATTATTTTGGTTGTACTCTGTGTTATTAAATATATCCCTGTATATAGCATCTATATAGGAAAGCTGCGGGCTAAGGATCTAATTGAAAGATTAGAAACGTATAAAAAACAGCACGGAGAATATCCGGAAACATTGAAGCCTATAGGCTTTCCAAAGGCTGAATTATGTGAGTATGTGGAGTATAAAGGTACTTATTATTATATAAGACAAAGTGAATGTGACTTTGATTTGGAAATTACTGATGGTTTAGACTCCCCTATTTACTATTCACTCGCCGAAAAATGGTTTAGTGTCAACAGGGCTGAAATTATCAAACAGCTTACAGAACCACTTTATAAAAAATATCTATTAGCAGAGTCTTCAAATAAACTCACAACCTCAGTACGTAGCAACGTTACAAAAAGTGAGAAGGAAAACATTCCTTTCTTTAACTACACAACAGCAGACAGCATAATTTTTATTAAGAAGTTTTATGACAAGAAACATATTGCTTCAAAGGGCTTTGCTTTAGTTGACGTTAAAACTAAAAGAATAAAGCCTATTGGATCTTGGACTATATTTACTTACAACGGAAAGAGTTATCAAGTTACTTATGACAAAGATTCATCTAAAGGACAAATTTTATCACGTCTTTACTTGCGGGTTACGTGCAGGTGCGAGTAAATTAGGTCTATTAACTATCTTATCTTTGATGGTATTTTCTTGTACGCTTAGAAAGCCAACTGAAGTGAAGAAGCATAGAACTGATATTAGCTTTATTAATAACCGAGATATTCATTTTGATATCTTAAAGGTGGCTTGCGATTCCTGTTTCCCTATTCACGATATTGGTTATCGTGTACGTGTAAAGCTATCCGCCGACGAGGATAGCCTTATAAGAACTATTAAGAAAGAACAATGGTTGCAACTTTTGCAGAATTCGGTAACTGATTATGCAGCCAATGCCTTGTTATATTCCCTTTACAATCGTGATGCAATAGTTTTATTATATCATAGAGACATCGAAGATTGGAGGATGTCTATGAAGGAAGATGATATAAATTACTGGAAAGGTAATCTTCGGTTTTGTAAAGAAAATTACAAGGTTGAAAAATAATTAAGGCTTACTTCAATCTGAATTAAGGCTTAATTAAAGTTCAAAAGGGCGTTAATTGAAGCCTTACTAACGCCCTTTAAGAGTCCTATTAAGCACCTTTTCTTGTACAAGTTTGTAATCGTTTGATATGCTTTTAGTTACAAAGGCGATTTAAAACGTTGTTTTCTTATCGTCGTAAGGTGTTAGATAAGAATTTTATGTAAACTATTTTCCGATTCTTCTCGTGATGATTTTAGAATGAAAATATCACTCATAGGTATTTAGTTGTTACTAAGCACACCTCGTGTTGTTGGTAAACACCTGTGGTGCGAATGGTAAACACCAATGGTGCGAGTGCTAAATACCTTATATAAAGTTACCACAGTGGAATCTTTTTATGTCTTAACTCCTGTGATAGATATCTAAAGTTTATTGGGAGAAAACACCTCTCCTTCCAAACCAACAATAGTGTCAATGCTTATTTTCTTTCTGTCTTTCATTATAATGATGCGTTCATTGGTTCGAATAGCCTTGACAACACCAGTAATCGTAAGATAATGTCCACCTGCCTTACGCCCATCGGGCTGAAAAAAGGTAATAGAGATAGTCGGCTCTTCTTCTAAATGAGAGGAAAGAATTGAGAGCTTTCGGTCCATTAATTGACGGTCGTCTTCCATCATCTCAATCTTAGGACTTGTCTGTCGGGCAGTCTCTGCAATCGCTGCACCATAACCAGTGAGGGCAGCAAAAGGAGCAAATTGAGCAGCACGGTTATACAGACTCATCTGCGGATGCCGCTTTGAGACGTGACGAGGAAGGTGAATAATATCATCGTAATTATCTGTCATGCTTTATGTCCTCCTATCTGTTTATTACGTTCCTTTGCCGTTGAACCTTCATCAAAGTTTAAGCCACGAAGCAAAGAGTTCTTACCAAACTTGTTCTTGATATTAATAATGGTTTCTTGTATCTTTCGTTCACGTGCTAATGCCACTTCTTCAATTTGCTTCTCTTTCTTTACAGCCTCATAATCTGTGAACATATCAAGTTCAACTGGTTTGGAGGTTCGCAGTTTCATTTGCTCTTCACTAATAACGTGATTGGTTGATATATTTAATCTTCTAACCAATAAGCGTTTATCAACAATCTCATCATAAAGTGCAAGGATAGCCTTTCCTATCAGTCGCGAGGAAGATGTAAAGAGGTGGAGATTGGCTGTTCCGTGAGCACTCTTGGGTACTTTTCGTCCGTACCAGTCTACAGAGACAGGTCCTGTATAATCCTTGCCAGCAGGGGAAGTAAGGCTTTCACGGTCGTAACCAACATACAGAACAAGTTGGTCAGACACACAACGTTTCTCAACTAAGTCTAATGCAATGGCATCAGCCATCTCTTGTACGACAACTCTTGCCTTACGAAAACTATAAGCCTCTTGGAGAACTTGACCACTACTCATCGAACTATGCTCCGGTCGATAAGCCTTAACCATCTCCATCGTACAAGACTCCCAACCCCAAGCATGGTCGATAAGTAGTTCGGCATTCACACCAAAGAGCTTATAAAGTAGTTCCTCTTGATGGATAGAACAACGTGCAATCTTACCCATTGTGTCAATACCATAGGAATAAAGACGCTGTGCAATGCCTCTTCCTACACGCCAAAAGTCGGTGAGTGGACGGTGGTCCCATAGTTTATCACGATAACTTTTCTCATCTAATTCGGCAATACGTACACCATCTTTGTCGGCAGGTATGTGCTTTGCAACAATATCCATCGCTACTTTACAAAGGTACATATTCGTTCCTATGCCTGCTGTTGCAGTGATACCAGTCTCACGTAAGACATCACGTATCATCTTTATTGCTAACTCGTGGGGAGTCATACGATAGCTGGAGAGGTAAGCTGTAGCATCGATAAAGACCTCATCAATGGAGTAAACATGTATGTCTTCTGGGGCAATATAGCGCAGGTAAATATTGTAAATCTTTGTGCTATGCTTGATATAATGCGACATACGAGGGATTGCCGTAAGATAATCAACAGCCCAATCAGGATGTTGTTCGAGTTCTTTCGCGTTGTATGATTTTCCTGTAAGTGCTTTTCCTGCTAAGAGACAACGTTCCTCATTAACCTCTCTCAAGCGTTGAATCACTTCAAAAAGACGCGCACGGCCAGGAATACCGTGTGCTTTCAGAGATGGTGAGACGGCAAGACAAATTGTCTTTTCAGTTCTTCCCTTATCCGCAACAACCAAGTTGGTTGTCATTGGGTCAAGTCCACGCTCTACACATTCCACACTGGCATAGAACGATTTAAGGTCTATGGCAATGTAAGTCTTAGTAGATGGTTTTCTTGATGAAGACATTTTGCGGAAGGGATAGGTGTTTAAAAGTTTTATAGAATAGTATTGCAGGAATCAAAAGACGATGAAAGAGAGTTAGTGAAGTTAAGCATCAATCCTCTTTTATAGATAAATTAGAATCGTAACTTACTTCACTAACTCCCTCTAAAATCCTTTTTTTCAGCTTTTAATAGTCCTTTTCAGTGTATTGCTCATCCAGCAACACCTTTGAAGGAGATTTGCCTGAACGATAAGTATATCGGAAGTTGAAACCAGAATCCTTATAACCTTTAGTGCCAGTGTCAGCCTTCAAAGCATCACGCAAAGCTTTTCTTAACTCAGACTTCTTTGCGTTAACAGCCTGTTCGTTATCTGCATTTCCTACAAGTGAGTAATAGTAATGAATGGTTCGAGACGAAGGTTCAAAGACCATACTGTCCATTCTTGTGTCATTTACTACGGGTGTAGGACACTTCTTTTCTGTATATTCTTTACATTCCTGTGCTGCTCTGTCCTCCAGACTTTTATGACAAGCAGAAAGAGAAAGCAGCAGTACGCCTGCATAAAGTAAGTGTTTCATTCTCATTCAAGTTAATATTAAATAGGTAAGGGCTTTATGTAAAGATAACACTTTTTATCTTCACCCTAACCATATATCCGTTGCAAAGATAAGAAAAAATAGGCAATTTCTTATTTTAAGGTTCTTAATTCTCAATAATTATGACTATATTTGCACTTTGAAAATATAGACAAACTGATGAATCATATAAGAAATTTCTGC contains the following coding sequences:
- a CDS encoding pyridoxal phosphate-dependent aminotransferase, with the translated sequence MPEISVRGLEMPESPIRKLAPLAVAAKKRGIKVYHLNIGQPDLPTPQCGLDALKKIDRKLLEYSPSQGYLSYREKLCDFYEKFNINVTPDDIIITAGGSEAVLYSFMACLNPGDEIIVPEPAYANYMAFAISAGAKIKTIATSIEEGFALPKVEKFEELINEKTRAIMICNPNNPTGYLYTRREMNQIRDLVKKYDLYLFSDEVYREYIYTGSPYISAMHLQGIENNTVLIDSVSKRYSECGIRIGALITKNEEIRKAVMKFCQARLSPPLIGQIVAEASLDAPESYYRDVYDEYVERRKCLIDGLNRIPGVYSPIPMGAFYTVAKLPVDDSDKFCRWCLEEFNYEGETVMMAPASGFYTTPGAGHNQVRIAYVLKREDLQRALIVLQKALEAYPGRVDEE
- a CDS encoding ABC transporter permease produces the protein MNYPLFIARKIYNGGDKTRKVSKPAITIATIGVAIGLAVMIVSVCVVLGFKHTIRDKMVGFGSHITVANFLTLQGSEQYPIAVNDSLIKELKAVPGIKHVQRYAYTQGILKTDNDFLGVMLKGVGPDFDSTFIHNNMVEGSLPHFSATESQQKLVISKTIADKLNLKVGQRLFAYFINDQGVRTRKFTIAGIYETNMKQFDSQICFTDLYTANKLNGWEADQYSGVELLVNDFSQLNNITLRVLNKVKNTTDHYGETYSAENIIDQNPQIFSWLDLMDLNVWIILALMVAVAGVTMISGLLIIILERTQMIGILKALGSRNRQIRHIFLWFATFIIGRGLLIGNIIGLGIIFLQKWTGLIRLDPQTYYVSTVPVEVNLPLIIALNLATLLVCVAVLIAPSYLISRIHPAKSMHYE
- a CDS encoding DinB/UmuC family translesion DNA polymerase, which translates into the protein MSSSRKPSTKTYIAIDLKSFYASVECVERGLDPMTTNLVVADKGRTEKTICLAVSPSLKAHGIPGRARLFEVIQRLREVNEERCLLAGKALTGKSYNAKELEQHPDWAVDYLTAIPRMSHYIKHSTKIYNIYLRYIAPEDIHVYSIDEVFIDATAYLSSYRMTPHELAIKMIRDVLRETGITATAGIGTNMYLCKVAMDIVAKHIPADKDGVRIAELDEKSYRDKLWDHRPLTDFWRVGRGIAQRLYSYGIDTMGKIARCSIHQEELLYKLFGVNAELLIDHAWGWESCTMEMVKAYRPEHSSMSSGQVLQEAYSFRKARVVVQEMADAIALDLVEKRCVSDQLVLYVGYDRESLTSPAGKDYTGPVSVDWYGRKVPKSAHGTANLHLFTSSSRLIGKAILALYDEIVDKRLLVRRLNISTNHVISEEQMKLRTSKPVELDMFTDYEAVKKEKQIEEVALARERKIQETIINIKNKFGKNSLLRGLNFDEGSTAKERNKQIGGHKA